The Nitrososphaerota archaeon genome segment CTAGGAAGAATGCAACGGCGAAGGGTGCAAGAGGCGCTACTATGCCTGGGATAACTTCAGAGATCTTCACGGAAACCATGGGAATAGATTATACATTGGTTAAGGAAAACTGCGAAAAAATGAGGAAGGCTCTTGAGGGCGCAAAAGCGGTAGAAGTTACTTCACCTATTGGTACTAAACTTACTCTCTCTATCCAAGGTAGGAAGATTCTAGTAGATAATGGGATTCTCCACGACAGGGGTGCTTTTGGAAATCTACCAGCCGGCGAGGTCTTCGTAGCGCCAGTTGAGGGTACAGCTGAGGGTGTAATAGTCTGCGACGGCTCTATAGCGGGTGTCGGGGTCTTAAAAAACCCAGTGAAGATCGAAGTTAAAGAAGGCTACGCTACCAACATATTAGGGGAGGCTGAAGCCGAGCAGCTCAAAAGAGCTCTAGAATCAGCCCCACCGCAATACAAGAAGGAAGCTTACAATATCGCTGAGTTTGGAGTAGGCTGCAATTACGGAGCCAAAATCGTTGGGAATGTTCTAGAAGACGAGAAGGTTTACGGGACGATCCACATAGCACTGGGCGATAACAGCACCATTGGTGGTAAAACTATAGCTGGCATACACCTAGACTGTGTATTAACCAAGCCAACCTTAAGGGTCGACGGCAAAGCGGTAGTTATAGACGGAAAGTGGCAGATTTAACATTCGGCTAGCCTCATTCACACCCTATCAGACGGTAACAAGGCTTGGAAACACTATACGTAGACGTAGAAAGCTAGACTTTATGATCGAAGAGAACCTCTCTCACTTTCTCTTTCACTTATAGAGGGGACTAGAAATCTTTTTTAAAATGGTGCATACAGAGTAGGTATATGCGTATTAGTAAGAGTGGTGCTATCGGCCTAGCTGTAACGGCTGTCGGTGTTGCGCTGCTTCTCTTTACATTCTATAACGCCTACCTAATATTCTCCGAATATCAAAGACTCACCTTGCCTTCAGACTTCCTAGCTTCGGTAAACGAAATCTTAGTAGCGGCGATACGAGCGATGTTCTTAGCAGTAATGGCTTGGGTCGGCTCTATCCTACTACTCAGAGGGGTTGACTTCCTAAAGGTAGATCGA includes the following:
- a CDS encoding aminopeptidase, with product MSLERAAKTVVESCLNINPQETFLVITDTEKEEIGRALFNAGLRRGCEALLVVMKPRSRHGEEPPKAIADMWLQADVFVAPTKFSLTHTQARKNATAKGARGATMPGITSEIFTETMGIDYTLVKENCEKMRKALEGAKAVEVTSPIGTKLTLSIQGRKILVDNGILHDRGAFGNLPAGEVFVAPVEGTAEGVIVCDGSIAGVGVLKNPVKIEVKEGYATNILGEAEAEQLKRALESAPPQYKKEAYNIAEFGVGCNYGAKIVGNVLEDEKVYGTIHIALGDNSTIGGKTIAGIHLDCVLTKPTLRVDGKAVVIDGKWQI